TCTAATATGTTGATACGGTGCCTTAAGTCTTAGCTGCTTGCTCATGTTTAATCGTTATAGCAATCAGATTCTTATTATTTACTAGTTTTTATGATTAGATCTCCATTTGTAACAATATCCTATTTCTATATCTTGTTTATATAAACAAAATGGATGTTGTCAAGTTCAGACAAATAATTCCCATGTTGAAGAGTATGTGTATCTTAGACAAAAATGGGAAATAGGATCCTTATGTACCTGGAAATTAGCATTTACACTGCACTTAGCTTAAGGCCATCGGCATATTAAGTGCCCTTAAAGAGCGGGGACAAAATACCAATTCTTCTCGAACTTAAATTACTTGAAATTTCCCACTTTAAGATCCATAGCTCATTTGACGATGCTCCTTCAAACAATGTTGTCATCCCCTGAACGCCagtgaaaaatcccaaaattcattcttcttcatccACTTTCAAGTTGCTGAGTTTGTTGCATGATGCACAAGAAAATGCATAGAGCAGATATGGGAACTGTCTAATCAGGGACTAGGAGCAATTGTAGGAAGCATCTATATTACTTGACCAACCATAAGTTTTCCAGCATATCTATTATGTCTTTCACCATTGTCTTTTCTAGCATTTCTTCCATTAACTGTACCTGACTGTTGTATGTCCTTAACGAAAGATATTTCGAGATGCACCCTTCAATGGTATGATCTCTCTATTGAattttgatctcttcttcttaaACGAAGGTAGTCTGagatgcatctctctctctctctctcgaagcACTTCAACTTCAGTTGGATGGCAAGATCAAAAAATTAAGTTTGATATGATCCTGGTCCTGTGAGCATGTGGCACAATTTTACAAGTGGTGTACATCCAGAACATCGGTATAAATGATCAGAAATTGATCCAGTTACTACCATCCCTTTTGTAGTGTTCTAGTAGCATTTTTTATAAGAAGTTGGATGGcaagatcaaacaattaagtctgttttatttctttttttgctatgtttgagtagatttaggtaaaaaaaactgaaacattGGATCAGATATGAATTATTGCATCAATTtgtttttagattttaaaaattctaagGAAGTCAACAATAGACTATTACTAAATGCCATAAACCTCATCCTTtagaacaatttcaattgaatacacTCGTCTCTCAGTATGGTGTTctacattttagtgtttatgcatggtACATgtcatatatttatttttctaactgtacatttatgtgtgtatctttagtgtatctccgatataatacgataccctccgatacgtatcttaaatttatgtgattgatacggcgaccgatattgatactttaatccttgctctcATCCCTTTGGAGACGGTTCTTATATCATCATTTTGTGTTGCCAAAACACAATTTGTTGTGATAACTAACAACATCTTCCCAAGAATAGGACTAGCATAAAAATAATTCAATATGGGGAGACATGAGAGGAACATTCTTTTCCAAGTCCAAGAATACCTGACCTACACGTCCTGGGGAGAAGCCGTCTAAGTGCCGTGCAGCTTTGCTTGTCCTGGACTGAAGCTCCATGGTGAAGCTTAGTCTTCAGTTGGAAGAGAAGGTATGTGTGCCCATTGACAGGCCTGGTTTCTGATGAAGAGAACGTAGATGGTTCAGATCGGAATTGGAAGCGTTGGTTAAGAATACCAACATGAATACAAATATCCCCTCTATCATGTTGATATGGTGCCTTAAGTGTTAGCTGCTCATGCTCAGTCATGTTTAATTGTTATAGCAATCAgattcttattattttcttgtttttatgaTTAGATATCCATTTGTTACAATATCCTATTTCTATATCttgtttaacaaaaaaaaaaaaaaaaattatgttaNNNNNNNNNNNNNNNNNNNNTTcccaaacttgattttattttaatgatttCTGTCTTAAGAGTTTGAATCTCAAAATGAGTGGATGGACAACCTACTTCTTATAAAAGGGGGAACGTCTCTTGTTCAGAACCAATTACTTGATGATAAGGAATTCAATTGAAACACCATCCATGGAGTTCTCATCGAAGTTCAACAAGCACACCTCAAAGGATGGAAGATAAAAGAGGAGTGGACAAATTCTGAAGAACTTAATGGCCTTTTTTTAACCTTACAACCACTTCATGGCCTTGGAGAACAATTTCTCGATTTTTGGATGTATATTATACCATTTCTAACATCACTCTTCTGCTCAGGCCTAAGAATGAACTGGTTGTTGATTTGACCAACTTCCCTGTCAATGTGTTGAATAGGAGATATAATATATCTATTTGTACCCCGAACAATGAAACTTTGATGCAGCTTTTctactttaatttttctttcccattaAAAAAANNNNNNNNNNNNNNNNNNNNtttaaaaaaaaaaaaaaaaaaaaaacataaggcgccacttcatgtaaggcggagcactgccttaccatctctagaccgcatcagcgccttaaaaactatggtacgAACACAATGGGAAGATGGAAAACTAGCTTAAGTGCAATCCGCATATTAAGTGCCCTTAAATAGCGGAAACAATATGATTAACAATTCTTCTTGAACTTAAATTACTTGAAATTTCTCACTTTAAGATCCATAGCTCATTTGATGATGCTCCTGTATACAGTGTTGTCATCCCCTGAACTCCagtaaaaatcccaaaaatcattCTTGTTCATCCACTGTATCATTAAAATGAAGGCAGTTAACTTTAGGGTGGAAAAATTTTTACTAGCCTACTGAAAACCTCTGGATAATAACATTGTGGCCAAAATACTGGTTCATTTTTGTCCGAATTTAAACTAGGTTGGGTCCAGGATTTTCAATTTGGACAAGTCAACCTCGTTTGTAGCTTTGTCAGAATTTGAAACCtcaaattatgaaaaataaaagtttatttcattatatttttcttgtttaatttttgttggtGCAAAATTTTCTATTTGACTACTCCGTTTGTTCAATTCTTGATAATAGCATGTTCTTGCATTAGTTGTATTTTAAATTATGGTATGTATGACGCTGAGTGAAAAAAAGTTAAATATGATGCTTTTGGACAAATCGGGTCAAACATGGACTATGTGATTGAAACTGGGTTCGACATGGCCGCATGCCCTTGTCCAAAATCCAGGTTCGAATCAGGTCAGGTTGGATGAATAGCCAGATATGGCATGTTGTCTAACCCGGacctaattttgatttttctgatttttttgctaactatgatggTAATGGTGGCAATTATTGTTTCAGCCTGCTAAAACAGGGTTTAGGTTCGAAATTTTTACTTGTTAATAAACAGTTATTTTCTGGATTGGGCTGTTACAATCAATGCTTTGTTGCCTATTTCACTATTGAGTCTACATTTTGTTTCCAACTGAGGGTTGGATTTTTAACCTGATTGAAAAAGGGGTAGGAATGAACAGATCTTATAGTACAGCAATGATATATGGAGTTGAAAGTTGGGTGGTGAAGaacaacatataaaaccaactgCTAAAGAAGAGATCCTTTTGGGTGACGCCCCCGATGAAGTAACTCGTTTGCGCTTAAGAGGGGAGAATATGGCTTCGGACTTTGCGGATAGCAAAAAATGAGCATATTTACAAAGGAAAAGGATAGACAGAGAGAGACTCTTCAACTTTGCGAAGAGAGTAAGTCAGGGATTCTAGAAACTtagtgtagctgaaatgagaatgttgagatggatgagtggtaaaactgaAAAGATCTGAAAAAGTAGTGAATGAATTATAACTATTTTAGGAGTAGCtgcgatacatgataagttgagagagtcatttgaggtggcatggactTGTCCAATGGAGACCTTTTGAATGCACTGGTCAGAAGGTTTGATTGATTCAGATtgaggagctaaaagagccagcGATAGGCCTAAATGACCATAAGAGTTGGGAGGAAACACATGCATAGGACTGGTATCGAGTATGGCTATGAATAGAGTGAATTAGAGAAAGAGGATTTATGTCGctgacctcatttagttgggataaggctgagttagTTGAGTGGAATATTAACCAATGGGCAGGGGGTTCTGGTTGGTGTTTAACTGCAAACTTGTGTGGTCCACGCAACCCCAACCACTGCCACCCTATGTTCCAAGTCATTCTCTGTAGTTGATTTATGTTGATGTTTAAAGTTATGGAGTTACCTTCACCATATTTCTTGCAGTGGATAATGTTGAAAATATTATGAGTCAGTAAGCAAACTTGTAGTGAGCATCTAATTTGTTGTGTTTTTGTATCACTTCTTGGAGCATCTCATCTTTTGGTGTTTTTATATCCCTACCCAGTGGTTATACCATTAATTTGGAGATCCCATTTTGAAATATTAGTTAATTTATTCTCTGTGGAGGCATCCAATAAAAATGAAACAGTACAGCTTGGTTAACGTAGTATATGTATGCTGTAGGTATAACCAGATCAGATTTCATCAGCAACCATGTTGAATTTATTTGCTTTGGAGGATTATAAGAAATATTTTGGCATTGATTTAACCTTTCAATGACTTGCCAACAAGTCTTGCTTTCATATATCTGCTACTGTTTATTTGTCAACCAAATTCCCATAGTTCTTATTCCTTGTACTTTACTTCTTTCTTAATCCAACTTCATATAAATCACTCcctactcccccccccccccccgggtggGAAATTCTTTGGCATCTATCTGAGAATTTAAGGAATTTGGCCTCAGGAAAGTGCAGAGTTCCAGAAGACCATCTACCTGTCCAGGTTGTCCTCAATGACTTTACAGTCACGCTCTCCATCCACAGAAATGGGGTTTTCTTCATCAACAACAACGTTGAACAATCGTGGGTGTTTGGCAAAGTTGGATTTAAGCGATGGCAAAAGCCTATATGCAAAGTTGGTGGTAATTACGACTTCTGCTTGTTTTAAGCTATTGTTAATTTCTAAATTATGGAGGGGAATGATGAGAATGGCTAAAACATTTGTCCTCTGTTTCTTATGGATGTAGACCCTTTTTGCTATTAATCCTGTGATTATAAGTTGGCATAAACTAACTAATTATTATCACAGATCGGAGCTGATGGGGGCAAATCACATGTTAGGGAGTTAGCAGGAATCAAGACTACAGGATGGAGCTATCCACAGAATGCAGTCATTTGTACTGTTGAACATGATGTTGAAAACAAGTGTGCATGGCAgcggtttcttccatctggtcCTATTGCCCTTTTACCAGTTGGTGACAAGTTTAGCAATATTGTTTGGACTATGAAACCAAAAGAATCTTCAGAACATAAATCAATGAATGAGGATGATTTTGTTAAAGCAGTTAATGAAGCACTGGATTATGGTTATGGTCCTCACCCTCAGTCAAGCTTAATTGGAAACTTTGGAGACAAATTTTCTTGGTTTACCGCTGCGATGAATCCCTCAGAAAATGAACACTTTGAAGTTCCTCCCAAAACAGTCAAGGTGGTCTCCGAGAGAATGGCATTCCCATTGTCATTAATGCATGCCAATGATTATGCATCAAACCGTGTAGTTCTTATTGGTGATGCAGCACACACTGTTCATCCTTTGGCTGGCCAAGGAGTCAATTTAGGCTTTGGCGATGCAGTTTCCCTTTCAAAGGTCATTTCTGATGGCATAGCAGTAGGCTCTGACATTGGGGAGGTAGGTGATCTGAATTTCCCTCCTACTTTGAAGATTTTTTGTTCAAGTTTCTTTTTGGAACTGGTTATTTCAGTCtctgttgattttctttcagTTTCTTATAATTGCATGAGATTGTCATCGTttaatagatatatatatatatacatatatatatatatatataggatagGGCCAGTTAAAAATGCCTTCCAGATGTCTTCTGACTGGATTATGACCATAGAGCATTTCCTTGGAGGTCCACTCAGTCGAattcaaaattaattttattgCTAACCAGAGACTAGTTTGATAATAAACAGTCCCCAAAGCTGAAACCTTAAATAAAGCCATcgaataaaatattaaattttaggtgaaaattatatcctGAAGACCTAAAAGctctaaaaattttcattctgaTTGGGCAAACAGTGGCTTAGCCTTagacaattaaaataactaTTGGCGATGAAACTGATTGCTTTTTGGATCACATTTCAACTTGGCACCAATGTTGTAAAACCAGGATTGTTGACTTGGCTGGGCCTTATTTAGAAACTTTGCCTCGGACAAGCCACTGGAGAGCCATACCAAGTATGGAAATTAGATAATAGTATAAAATTAtatccatttttattattattattattattttgataagtaggggagggaagtaggtaacagcgaggaggctcgaacttgagacctcctggtgagcatgggatttttgcacaccacaactcatcaACTACGCTATCCAGTTTTAATAAGAAATGAATTATAATTTATAACAAACAGCACACTGGCCCACCATGAAGAAGTTTCCTTCTCCTTACATTACGGTAAGGCAGACTTCAGTTTTCTTCATTAAAGCTTTCTGCTTGCTGCTTGTCCTTTCTTCAATAGAACCTTTCCTGTTCATGGCTTTTGGTGTGTGGCATCATTTGAACGGTGAAAGCCAAGAGTGAGTTCTCCAACAATGGAGGGAATCTTGCACGGAAATCCCTGAAGAAGATAATATATACTGGATTTGCAATTATGACAGGCAATTGTTCTCTATGCAAAGTTGCAAACAGATCTGAGAGCAATAGATGAGGATGGAATGTGGgttatcgtttttttttttggatgaataaataattcattaccaagagaagaagNNNNNNNNNNNNNNNNNNNNNNNNNNNNNNNNNNNNNNNNNNNNNNNNNNNNNNNNNNNNNNNNNNNNNNNNNNNNNNNNNNNNNNNNNNNNNNNNNNNNNNNNNNNNNNNNNNNNNNNNNNNNNNNNNNNNNNNNNNNNNNNNNNNNNNNNNNNNNNNNNNNNNNNNNNNNNNNNNNNNNNNNNNNNNNNNNNNNNNNNNNNNNNNNNNNNNNNNNNNNNNNNNNNNNNNNNNNNNNNNNNNNNNNNNNNNNNNNNNNNNNNNNNNNNNNNNNNNNNNNNNNNNNNNNNNNNNNNNNNNNNNNNNNNNNNNNNNNNNNNNNNNNNNNNNNNNNNNNNNNNNNNNNNNNNNNNNNNNNNNNNNNNNNNNNNNNNNNNNNNNNNNNNNNNNNNNNNNNNNNNNNNNNNNNNNNNNNNNNNNNNNNNNNNNNNNNNNNNNNNNNNNNNNNNNNNNNNNNNNNNNNNNNNNNNNNNNNNNNNNNNNNNNNNNNNNNNNNNNNNNNNNNNNNNNNNNNNNNNNNNNNNNNNNNNNNNNNNNNNNNNNNNNNNNNNNNNNNNNNNNNNNNNNNNNNNNNNNNNNNNNNNNNNNNNNNNNNNNNNNNNNNNNNNNNNNNNNNNNNNNNNNNNNNNNNNNNNNNNNNNNNNNNNNNNNNNNNNNNNNNNNNNNNNNNNNNNNNNNNNNNNNNNNNNNNNNNNNNNNNNNNNNNNNNNNNNNNNNNNNNNNNNNNNNNNNNNNNNNNNNNNNNNNNNNNNNNNNNNNNNNNNNNNNNNNNNNNNNNNNNNNNNNNNNNNNNNNNNNNNNNNNNNNNNNNNNNNNNNNNNNNNNNNNNNNNNNNNNNNNNNNNNNNNNNNNNNNNNNNNNNNNNNNNNNNNNNNNNNNNNNNNNNNNNNNNNNNNNNNNNNNNNNNNNNNNNNNNNNNNNNNNNNNNNNNNNNNNNNNNNNNNNNNNNNNNNNNNNNNNNNNNNNNNNNNNNNNNNNNNNNNNNNNNNNNNNNNNNNNNNNNNNNNNNNNNNNNNNNNNNNNNNNNNNNNNNNNNNNNNNNNNNNNNNNNNNNNNNNNNNNNNNNNNNNNNNNNNNNNNNNNNNNNNNNNNNNNNNNNNNNNNNNNNNNNNNNNNNNNNNNNNNNNNNNNNNNNNNNNNNNNNNNNNNNNNNNNNNNNNNNNNNNNNNNNNNNNNNNNNNNNNNNNNNNNNNNNNNNNNNNNNNNNNNNNNNNNNNNNNNNNNNNNNNNNNNNNNNNNNNNNNNNNNNNNNNNNNNNNNNNNNNNNNNNNNNNNNNNNNNNNNNNNNNNNNNNNNNNNNNNNNNNNNNNNNNNNNNNNNNNNNNNNNNNNNNNNNNNNNNNNNNNNNNNNNNNNNNNNNNNNNNNNNNNNNNNNNNNNNNNNNNNNNNNNNNNNNNNNNNNNNNNNNNNNNNNNNNNNNNNNNNNNNNNNNNNNNNNNNNNNNNNNNNNNNNNNNNNNNNNNNNNNNNNNNNNNNNNNNNNNNNNNNNNNNNNNNNNNNNNNNNNNNNNNNNNNNNNNNNNNNNNNNNNNNNNNNNNNNNNNNNNNNNNNNNNNNNNNNNNNNNNNNNNNNNNNNNNNNNNNNNNNNNNNNNNNNNNNNNNNNNNNNNNNNNNNNNNNNNNNNNNNNNNNNNNNNNNNNNNNNNNNNNNNNNNNNNNNNNNNNNNNNNNNNNNNNNNNNNNNNNNNNNNNNNNNNNNNNNNNNNNNNNNNNNNNNNNNNNNNNNNNNNNNNNNNNNNNNNNNNNNNNNNNNNNNNNNNNNNNNNNNNNNNNNNNNNNNNNNNNNNNNNNNNNNNNNNNNNNNNNNNNNNNNNNNNNNNNNNNNNNNNNNNNNNNNNNNNNNNNNNNNNNNNNNNNNNNNNNNNNNNNNNNNNNNNNNNNNNNNNNNNNNNNNNNNNNNNNNNNNNNNNNNNNNNNNNNNNNNNNNNNNNNNNNNNNNNNNNNNNNNNNNNNNNNNNNNNNNNNNNNNNNNNNNNNNNNNNNNNNNNNNNNNNNNNNNNNNNNNNNNNNNNNNNNNNNNNNNNNNNNNNNNNNNNNNNNNNNNNNNNNNNNNNNNNNNNNNNNNNNNNNNNNNNNNNNNNNNNNNNNNNNNNNNNNNNNNNNNNNNNNNNNNNNNNNNNNNNNNNNNNNNNNNNNNNNNNNNNNNNNNNNNNNNNNNNNNNNNNNNNNNNNNNNNNNNNNNNNNNNNNNNNNNNNNNNNNNNNNNNNNNNNNNNNNNNNNNNNNNNNNNNNNNNNNNNN
This Macadamia integrifolia cultivar HAES 741 chromosome 10, SCU_Mint_v3, whole genome shotgun sequence DNA region includes the following protein-coding sequences:
- the LOC122091565 gene encoding ubiquinone biosynthesis monooxygenase COQ6, mitochondrial, with product MNRAIVRKAVGTVHTLKFPKKAFTNDAAAGVSSSDSFQFINEEDKLGKTTKMDEYDVAIVGGGMVGMALACALSSMPLTKHLNVAIIDSNPALGRKDSIKKDELPDPRVSTVTPATISFFKDVGAWEYVQQHRHAYFDKMQVWDYTGLGYTTYNARDVGKEILGCVVENKVLHSSLLSCLEESAEFQKTIYLSRLSSMTLQSRSPSTEMGFSSSTTTLNNRGCLAKLDLSDGKSLYAKLVIGADGGKSHVRELAGIKTTGWSYPQNAVICTVEHDVENKCAWQRFLPSGPIALLPVGDKFSNIVWTMKPKESSEHKSMNEDDFVKAVNEALDYGYGPHPQSSLIGNFGDKFSWFTAAMNPSENEHFEVPPKTVKVVSERMAFPLSLMHANDYASNRVVLIGDAAHTVHPLAGQGVNLGFGDAVSLSKVISDGIAVGSDIGEFLIIA